From Argopecten irradians isolate NY chromosome 2, Ai_NY, whole genome shotgun sequence, the proteins below share one genomic window:
- the LOC138316196 gene encoding glutathione synthetase-like, translating into MATVLDTISLSEKKIQEIAKKTKEHAILHGIVMRTEELPGSSEKVQYAPFALFPSLVPRAALEKVKATQKHFNKLMHMVAYDTEFLQNCLTNVVKVDDFNKRLWDILQVVTEEGIPQPISLGLFRNDFMMDVKKGASIDLTSPASVAENIQMKQIEFNMIASSFAGLVSPLYDVHRYSLTLAGKQFEDSQVPQNNAALGLAKGLVEGWKAYGNKKACVLFLVSNPERNTLDQRRLDTEMFSCDRTVPVKYVTLKEMTERATKRISDKALVIDGCEVAVVYFRTGYTPEDYSSDKDWDTRLMIERSKAIKCPSVQYQLAGTKKVQQELCRPGAVERFIDDVDIALSIRETFAYQYSLDLGKDGDDAIQKAFDNPHQFVLKPNREGGGNNIYGDDIKPFLTKIMNSNDRSGYILMERIQPWPQKNYLIKFGLEVNLRNVISEIGIYGVYLGSSDTEIYNSLAGHLVRTKTVGTNEGGLMVGLSCLDTPFLID; encoded by the exons ATGGCTACAGTCCTGGATACCATTTCTCTTAGTGAAAAGAAAATTCAAGAAATAGCCAAGAAAACGAAGGAGCATGCAATATTACATG GTATTGTGATGCGGACGGAGGAACTACCAGGCAGTTCAGAAAAAGTCCAGTATGCTCCGTTTGCCCTTTTCCCTTCTCTGGTCCCACGAGCAGCCCTAGAAAAGGTGAAGGCCACACAgaaacattttaacaaactgATGCACATGGTTGCATATGATACAGAATTTCTACAGAACTGTTTAACCAA TGTTGTTAAGGTGGATGACTTCAATAAGCGTTTATGGGATATTTTACAAGTAGTGACGGAGGAAGGAATACCTCAG CCTATCAGTCTCGGCCTATTCCGTAATGACTTTATGATGGATGTGAAGAAGGGAGCATCAATTGACCTGACATCTCCAGCTTCAGTTGCAGAAAACATACAGATGAAACAGATTGAGTTTAACATGATAGCATCTAGTTTTGCTGGTCTGGTATCTCCCCTGTATGATGTACATCG TTATTCACTGACACTTGCTGGTAAACAGTTTGAGGATTCTCAA GTTCCACAAAATAATGCAGCCCTTGGGCTTGCCAAAGGATTGGTCGAGGGATGGAAAGCATATGGAAACAAAAA AGCATGTGTTTTGTTTCTGGTGTCCAATCCGGAGAGAAATACCCTGGACCAGCGAAGACTGGATACCGAAATGTTTTCATGTGACAGAACTGTTCCTGTTAAATATGTCACCTTAAAAGAAATGACAGAGAGAGCTACAAAACGAATCAGTGACAAAGCATTAGTTAT AGATGGATGTGAGGTGGCTGTTGTATATTTCCGGACTGGGTATACTCCTGAAGACTACAGTTCTGATAAg GACTGGGACACTCGGTTGATGATCGAGCGATCTAAAGCGATTAAGTGTCCCAGTGTCCAGTACCAGTTGGCTGGGACGAAGAAAGTCCAGCAGGAGCTTTGTCGGCCAGGAGCTGTGGAGAGGTTTATTGACGATGTAGATATAGCATTGTCTATCAGAGAGACATTTGCCTATCAGTACAGTCTGGATTTG GGTAAAGATGGAGATGATGCTATACAGAAAGCCTTTGACAATCCACACCAGTTTGTCCTCAAACCTAACAGGGAGGGTGGAG GTAACAATATATATGGGGATGACATCAAACCATTCCTTACCAAAATAATGAATTCCAATGATCGATCAGGATATATCCTAATGGAACGTATCCAGCCGTGGCCACAGAAGAATTATCTGATCAAGTTTGGACTGGAGGTCAACCTTCGAAATGTTATCAGTGAAATAGGCATATACGGCGTTTATTTAGG GTCTAGTGACACAGAGATCTACAATAGCTTAGCTGGACATTTGGTGCGGACAAAGACCGTGGGGACAAATGAGGGAGGCCTGATGGTGGGACTCTCCTGTCTAGATACACCATTCCTTATAGACTGA